From a single Solanum dulcamara chromosome 4, daSolDulc1.2, whole genome shotgun sequence genomic region:
- the LOC129887718 gene encoding receptor-like kinase TMK3: MEFFFHHVWFVVAVLLAFASLVFTVTDPNDLAVINEFRKGLENPELLKWPENGGDPCGTPVWPHIVCTGSRIQQIQVMGLGLKGPLPQNLNKLSRLTNLGLQKNQFSGKLPSFSGLSELSFAYLDFNQFDTVPSDFFDGLVNLQVLALDGNPLNATSGWSLPNGLQDSAQLINLTMINCNLVGPLPEFLGTMSSLEVLLLSTNRLSGPIPGTFKDAVLKMLWLNDQSGDGMSGPIDVVATMVSLTSLWLHGNKFSGKIPVEIGNLTNLKDLNVNTNDLVGLIPESLANMPLDNLDLNNNHFMGPVPKFKATNISFLSNSFCQTKQGAVCAPEVMALLEFLDGVNYPSRLVESWSGNNPCDGRWWGISCDNNEKVSVINMPKSNLSGTLSPSIAKFESVTRIYLGSNNLSGSVPSSWTSLKSLSILDLSNNNISPPLPKFTTPLKLVLNGNPKLTSSPPGANPSPNNSTTPAASPSSSVPSSRSNSSSSVIFKPGEQSPEKKDAKSKIAIVVVPIAGSLLLVFLAIPLYIYVRKKSKDKHQAPTTLVVHPRDPSESDNVVKIAIANHTNGSLSTLNASGSASIHSGESHMIEAGNLLISVQVLRNVTKNFSPENELGRGGFGVVYKGELDDGTQIAVKRMEAGIISNKALDEFRSEIDVLSKVRHRHLVSLLGYSVEGSERILVYEYMPQGALSRHLFRWKNFKLEPLSWKKRLNIALDVARGMEYLHTLAHQSFIHRDLKSSNILLGDDFRAKVSDFGLVKLAPDKEKSVVTRLAGTFGYLAPEYAVTGKITTKVDVFSFGVVLMELLTGMMALDEDRPEESQYLVSWFWNAKSSKEKLMTVIDPALDVKDEITESISTLAELAGHCTAREPGQRPDMGHAVNVLSPLVEKWKPLEDDPEDYCGIDYSLPLNQMVKGWQESEGKDLSYLDLEDSKGSIPARPTGFADSFTSADGR, encoded by the exons ATGGAGTTTTTTTTCCACCACGTATGGTTTGTTGTAGCTGTGTTACTTGCTTTTGCTTCACTTGTTTTCACTGTTACTGACCCTAATGACTTGGCTGTTATCAATGAGTTCAGAAAAGGGTTGGAAAATCCTGAGCTTTTGAAGTGGCCTGAAAATGGTGGAGACCCTTGTGGTACTCCAGTTTGGCCACATATTGTTTGTACTGGTAGTAGAATTCAGCAGATTCAAGTTATGGGGTTAGGGTTAAAAGGCCCTTTACCTCAAAACTTGAATAAGTTGTCAAGGCTGACAAATTTGGGCTTACAAAAGAATCAATTCAGTGGAAAGTTGCCATCTTTTAGTGGTTTGTCTGAATTGAGCTTTGCTTACTTGGATTTCAACCAGTTTGACACAGTCCCATCAGATTTTTTTGATGGACTTGTGAATCTACAAGTTTTGGCTTTGGATGGAAATCCTCTAAATGCCACTAGTGGTTGGTCATTGCCAAATGGGCTTCAAGATTCAGCTCAGTTGATCAATTTGACAATGATAAACTGCAATTTGGTTGGTCCTTTGCCTGAATTTCTTGGAACTATGTCTTCTTTAGAGGTTTTGTTGTTGTCTACAAATAGGCTTTCAGGGCCTATTCCAGGTACTTTCAAGGATGCAGTGCTCAAGATGCTTTGGTTGAATGATCAGTCTGGTGATGGGATGAGTGGTCCAATAGATGTTGTTGCAACAATGGTGTCACTCACAAGTCTTTGGCTTCACGGGAACAAATTTTCAGGTAAAATCCCAGTAGAGATTGGTAATTTAACAAATCTGAAAGATCTCAATGTGAATACCAATGACCTTGTTGGATTAATCCCTGAAAGTTTAGCAAATATGCCATTAGACAATCTTGATTTGAATAATAATCATTTTATGGGACCAGTTCCTAAGTTCAAGGCTACTAATATTAGTTTTCTGTCCAATTCTTTTTGTCAAACCAAACAAGGGGCAGTTTGTGCTCCTGAGGTTATGGCACTTTTAGAGTTTCTTGATGGGGTGAATTACCCTTCTAGGCTTGTTGAATCATGGTCTGGAAACAACCCTTGCGATGGACGTTGGTGGGGAATAAGCTGTGACAATAACGAAAAAGTTAGTGTCATAAACATGCCTAAGTCTAATCTTTCCGGGACCTTGAGTCCTTCAATCGCGAAATTTGAATCCGTTACTCGCATTTATCTTGGATCCAATAATCTTTCTGGTTCTGTTCCATCTAGTTGGACTAGTTTGAAATCTCTGTCTATTCTTGATTTGAGTAATAACAATATTTCCCCACCTCTACCAAAATTTACCACCCCTTTGAAACTTGTTCTAAATGGAAATCCAAAGCTGACTTCTAGTCCTCCTGGAGCAAATCCTTCACCAAACAACAGCACAACTCCTGCAGCTTCACCCTCTTCGTCCGTACCATCTTCACGATCCAACAGTTCAAGCTCTGTGATTTTTAAACCCGGGGAGCAGTCACCAGAAAAAAAGGATGCAAAGTCTAAGATAGCCATTGTTGTGGTTCCTATTGCTGGTTCTCTACTTTTGGTTTTTCTTGCTATTCCACTGTACATTTATGTCCGTAAGAAGAGTAAAGATAAGCATCAAGCTCCAACTACTCTTGTGGTTCATCCTAGAGATCCATCTGAGTCAGATAATGTGGTCAAGATTGCGATCGCCAATCACACTAATGGAAGTCTTTCCACATTAAATGCAAGTGGTTCTGCTAGCATACACAGTGGTGAATCCCATATGATTGAAGCTGGGAATTTGCTCATATCGGTTCAAGTACTTCGGAATGTGACTAAGAATTTTTCTCCAGAAAATGAACTTGGGCGTGGTGGTTTTGGTGTGGTTTATAAGGGAGAATTAGATGATGGGACACAAATAGCTGTCAAAAGAATGGAGGCTGGGATTATTAGCAACAAAGCTTTAGATGAATTTCGATCTGAAATTGATGTTCTCTCAAAAGTCCGGCATCGACATTTAGTTTCTCTACTGGGATACTCTGTTGAAGGTAGTGAAAGAATTCTGGTTTATGAGTACATGCCACAAGGTGCACTTAGTAGACATCTTTTCCGCTGgaaaaacttcaaattggagCCTCTCTCTTGGAAGAAAAGGCTTAATATTGCCTTAGATGTTGCTAGAGGTATGGAGTATTTACACACACTGGCACATCAGAGCTTCATACATAGAGATCTCAAATCCTCAAATATCTTGCTGGGTGATGATTTCCGAGCAAAAGTATCTGACTTTGGACTCGTGAAACTTGCTCCTGATAAAGAGAAATCTGTGGTCACCAGGCTGGCCGGAACTTTTGGATATCTGGCCCCTGAATATGCTG TTACTGGTAAAATCACCACGAAAGTAGATGTCTTTAGCTTCGGTGTTGTGCTAATGGAGTTGTTAACTGGGATGATGGCACTTGATGAAGATAGACCCGAGGAAAGTCAGTACTTGGTTTCGTGGTTCTGGAACGCCAAATCCTCTAAAGAGAAGCTTATGACAGTCATTGATCCAGCTCTAGACGTGAAAGATGAGATAACTGAGAGCATCTCCACCTTAGCTGAACTTGCTGGTCATTGCACTGCAAGAGAACCTGGTCAACGGCCCGATATGGGCCATGCTGTGAACGTGCTCTCCCCACTTGTTGAGAAATGGAAGCCTCTTGAGGATGATCCGGAGGACTATTGTGGTATTGACTACAGTCTTCCTCTCAATCAAATGGTCAAGGGATGGCAAGAATCGGAAGGAAAAGACTTAAGTTACCTGGACCTCGAGGACAGTAAGGGTAGTATCCCTGCAAGACCAACTGGATTTGCAGATTCATTTACATCAGCTGATGGTAGATAA